A genomic stretch from Carassius auratus strain Wakin chromosome 35, ASM336829v1, whole genome shotgun sequence includes:
- the LOC113054749 gene encoding band 4.1-like protein 4 isoform X1, which yields MSCFCSVQDEFYCEVLLLDESKLILTTQQQGIKKSTKGSVVLDYVFSHVNLAETEYFGLRYCDHSHQTYWLDPSKTLAEHKDLITTGPPFTLYFGVKFYPEDPCKLKEEITRYEFFLQVKQDVLQGRLPCPSNISTQLGALAVQSELGDYDPYKHTPGYVSEYRFVPDQKEEVEDSIEQIHKTLVGQVPAEAENNYLAIAKTLEMYGVDLHPVFGEKQSEYFLGLTPVGVVVYKNKTQVGKYFWPRITKVYFKETQFELRVMGRDCNETSFFFDAPSKTACKNLWKCCVEHHTFFRMPENESNSLTRKLSKFSSLGSKHRYSGKTRMQSVTLPRADLQVIRTRSKTYPKRSTQSTGRSNGSQSVTKLENASEGQSKSTALPPVKSPKAKTDSTSEPQNKPSAPWEEDAPQSGLYNSASERNKSPRFPKAHRRSPSGDMENETSLSARRRRGPSTEDPQADKQFRRRSRSRGNTSSGSESENSNREHRKKRNRSRQENEMVDSGPQWEVVLRRQKEKPPGDPNHRRSRHRSRSRSPDVQAKEQLWKHIQKELVDPSGLSEEQRKEIPYKKVETQGDPIKIRHSHSPRSFRQYRRSQCSDGERSVLSELNSRTDLVPPLPVTRTADVSGSSLTPAKKKCSKDTLSESSEQDAKSSAKVVKTVHTSRVKTET from the exons ATGAGTTGTTTCTGTTCAGTCCAAGATGAATTTTACTGTGAGGTTCTGCTCCTGGATGAGTCCAAGCTGATTTTAACCACCCAGCAGCAGGGAATAAAG AAATCAACCAAAGGGTCTGTTGTGTTGGACTATGTCTTCAGTCACGTGAACCTCGCTGAAACCGAGTATTTTGGGCTTCGCTATTGCGACCACAGTCATCAAACG TATTGGCTCGATCCCTCAAAAACACTCGCTGAGCATAAAGATTTGATAACAA CTGGACCTCCGTTCACGCTCTACTTTGGGGTGAAATTTTACCCTGAAGATCCCTGTAAACTGAAAGAAGAAATCACAAG GTATGAGTTCTTCCTTCAGGTAAAGCAGGACGTCCTGCAGGGGAGACTGCCCTGTCCATCAAACATCAGCACACAGCTGGGAGCGCTCGCTGTTCAAT CTGAGCTCGGAGATTACGACCCTTACAAGCACACGCCAGGTTACGTGTCTGAATACCGCTTTGTCCCCGACCAGAAAGAGGAAGTAGAGGACAGCATCGAACAGATTCATAAAACGCTTGT GGGTCAGGTGCCTGCCGAGGCCGAAAACAATTACTTAGCAATTGCAAAAACACTGGAAATGTACGGCGTGGATCTGCACCCTGTGTTT ggagAAAAGCAGTCTGAGTACTTCCTGGGCCTGACGCCTGTCGGAGTCGtggtttacaaaaataaaacccaaGTAGGGAAATATTTCTG GCCAAGAATTACAAAAGTGTATTTCAAGGAAACCCAGTTTGAGCTGCGGGTTATGGGCAGAGAT TGCAATGAGACGTCGTTCTTCTTTGATGCTCCCAGTAAGACGGCCTGCAAGAACCTGTGGAAGTGCTGCGTGGAGCATCACACCTTCTTCAG AATGCCAGAGAATGAGTCTAATTCACTAACAAGAAAACTGTCCAAATTCAGCTCTCTGGGCTCGAAGCATCGCTACAG TGGAAAGACTAGGATGCAGTCTGTGACTCTACCACGAGCCGATCTACAGGTGATCCGAACCCGCAGCAAGACCTACCCGAAGAGAAGCACACAGTCCACAG GGCGGAGCAACGGAAGCCAGTCAGTCACCAAGTTGGAGAATGCGAGTGAAGGCCAGTCCAAAAGCACTGCACTTCCACCGGTCAAGAG TCCCAAAGCAAAGACAGACAGCACTTCAGAGCCGCAGAACAAGCCCAGTGCACCATGGGAAGAAGACGCCCCACAGAG CGGTCTGTATAACTCGGCCAGCGAGAGGAACAAATCTCCCAGATTCCCCAAAGCTCACAGACGTTCACCCTCCGGAGACATGGAGAACGAGACGTCTCTCTCGGCCCGCCGCAG GAGAGGTCCATCCACCGAGGACCCACAGGCCGACAAACAGTTCAGGAGGAG ATCACGTTCCCGTGGAAACACCAGCAGCGGCAGCGAATCCGAGAATTCCAACAGGGAACATCGTAAAAAAAGAAACCG ATCCCGTCAGGAGAACGAGATGGTCGACTCTGGTCCGCAGTGGGAAGTTGTGCTGCGCAGACAAAAAGAAAAACCCCCTGGTGATCCCAACCATCGGCGCTCGAGACACCGCTCACGCTC ACGAAGTCCTGACGTTCAAGCTAAAGAGCAGCTCTGGAAGCACATCCA aaaGGAGCTGGTGGATCCTTCAGGTCTCTCTGAGGAGCAACGAAAGGAGATTCCCTACAAGAAAGTGGA AACACAAGGTGACCCGATCAAGATCCGTCATTCACATTCTCCCAGGAGCTTCCGGCAGTATCGGCGTTCCCAGTGTTCGGACGGCGAGCGGTCTGTGCTCTCCGAGCTCAA CTCTCGGACCGATCTGGTGCCTCCTCTCCCGGTTACACGCACTGCAGATGTGTCCGGTTCCAGCTTGACCCCTGCAAAG AAGAAGTGCTCCAAAGACACTCTCTCAGAGAGCTCTGAGCAGGACGCAAAAAGCTCCGCCAAAGTGGTGAAGACCGTACACACATCTCGAGTGAAAACAGAGACGTGA
- the LOC113054749 gene encoding band 4.1-like protein 4 isoform X2, whose protein sequence is MSCFCSVQDEFYCEVLLLDESKLILTTQQQGIKKSTKGSVVLDYVFSHVNLAETEYFGLRYCDHSHQTYWLDPSKTLAEHKDLITTGPPFTLYFGVKFYPEDPCKLKEEITRYEFFLQVKQDVLQGRLPCPSNISTQLGALAVQSELGDYDPYKHTPGYVSEYRFVPDQKEEVEDSIEQIHKTLVGQVPAEAENNYLAIAKTLEMYGVDLHPVFGEKQSEYFLGLTPVGVVVYKNKTQVGKYFWPRITKVYFKETQFELRVMGRDCNETSFFFDAPSKTACKNLWKCCVEHHTFFRMPENESNSLTRKLSKFSSLGSKHRYSGKTRMQSVTLPRADLQVIRTRSKTYPKRSTQSTGRSNGSQSVTKLENASEGQSKSTALPPVKSPKAKTDSTSEPQNKPSAPWEEDAPQSGLYNSASERNKSPRFPKAHRRSPSGDMENETSLSARRRRGPSTEDPQADKQFRRRSRSRGNTSSGSESENSNREHRKKRNRSRQENEMVDSGPQWEVVLRRQKEKPPGDPNHRRSRHRSRSRSPDVQAKEQLWKHIQKELVDPSGLSEEQRKEIPYKKVETQGDPIKIRHSHSPRSFRQYRRSQCSDGERSVLSELNSRTDLVPPLPVTRTADVSGSSLTPAKKCSKDTLSESSEQDAKSSAKVVKTVHTSRVKTET, encoded by the exons ATGAGTTGTTTCTGTTCAGTCCAAGATGAATTTTACTGTGAGGTTCTGCTCCTGGATGAGTCCAAGCTGATTTTAACCACCCAGCAGCAGGGAATAAAG AAATCAACCAAAGGGTCTGTTGTGTTGGACTATGTCTTCAGTCACGTGAACCTCGCTGAAACCGAGTATTTTGGGCTTCGCTATTGCGACCACAGTCATCAAACG TATTGGCTCGATCCCTCAAAAACACTCGCTGAGCATAAAGATTTGATAACAA CTGGACCTCCGTTCACGCTCTACTTTGGGGTGAAATTTTACCCTGAAGATCCCTGTAAACTGAAAGAAGAAATCACAAG GTATGAGTTCTTCCTTCAGGTAAAGCAGGACGTCCTGCAGGGGAGACTGCCCTGTCCATCAAACATCAGCACACAGCTGGGAGCGCTCGCTGTTCAAT CTGAGCTCGGAGATTACGACCCTTACAAGCACACGCCAGGTTACGTGTCTGAATACCGCTTTGTCCCCGACCAGAAAGAGGAAGTAGAGGACAGCATCGAACAGATTCATAAAACGCTTGT GGGTCAGGTGCCTGCCGAGGCCGAAAACAATTACTTAGCAATTGCAAAAACACTGGAAATGTACGGCGTGGATCTGCACCCTGTGTTT ggagAAAAGCAGTCTGAGTACTTCCTGGGCCTGACGCCTGTCGGAGTCGtggtttacaaaaataaaacccaaGTAGGGAAATATTTCTG GCCAAGAATTACAAAAGTGTATTTCAAGGAAACCCAGTTTGAGCTGCGGGTTATGGGCAGAGAT TGCAATGAGACGTCGTTCTTCTTTGATGCTCCCAGTAAGACGGCCTGCAAGAACCTGTGGAAGTGCTGCGTGGAGCATCACACCTTCTTCAG AATGCCAGAGAATGAGTCTAATTCACTAACAAGAAAACTGTCCAAATTCAGCTCTCTGGGCTCGAAGCATCGCTACAG TGGAAAGACTAGGATGCAGTCTGTGACTCTACCACGAGCCGATCTACAGGTGATCCGAACCCGCAGCAAGACCTACCCGAAGAGAAGCACACAGTCCACAG GGCGGAGCAACGGAAGCCAGTCAGTCACCAAGTTGGAGAATGCGAGTGAAGGCCAGTCCAAAAGCACTGCACTTCCACCGGTCAAGAG TCCCAAAGCAAAGACAGACAGCACTTCAGAGCCGCAGAACAAGCCCAGTGCACCATGGGAAGAAGACGCCCCACAGAG CGGTCTGTATAACTCGGCCAGCGAGAGGAACAAATCTCCCAGATTCCCCAAAGCTCACAGACGTTCACCCTCCGGAGACATGGAGAACGAGACGTCTCTCTCGGCCCGCCGCAG GAGAGGTCCATCCACCGAGGACCCACAGGCCGACAAACAGTTCAGGAGGAG ATCACGTTCCCGTGGAAACACCAGCAGCGGCAGCGAATCCGAGAATTCCAACAGGGAACATCGTAAAAAAAGAAACCG ATCCCGTCAGGAGAACGAGATGGTCGACTCTGGTCCGCAGTGGGAAGTTGTGCTGCGCAGACAAAAAGAAAAACCCCCTGGTGATCCCAACCATCGGCGCTCGAGACACCGCTCACGCTC ACGAAGTCCTGACGTTCAAGCTAAAGAGCAGCTCTGGAAGCACATCCA aaaGGAGCTGGTGGATCCTTCAGGTCTCTCTGAGGAGCAACGAAAGGAGATTCCCTACAAGAAAGTGGA AACACAAGGTGACCCGATCAAGATCCGTCATTCACATTCTCCCAGGAGCTTCCGGCAGTATCGGCGTTCCCAGTGTTCGGACGGCGAGCGGTCTGTGCTCTCCGAGCTCAA CTCTCGGACCGATCTGGTGCCTCCTCTCCCGGTTACACGCACTGCAGATGTGTCCGGTTCCAGCTTGACCCCTGCAAAG AAGTGCTCCAAAGACACTCTCTCAGAGAGCTCTGAGCAGGACGCAAAAAGCTCCGCCAAAGTGGTGAAGACCGTACACACATCTCGAGTGAAAACAGAGACGTGA